The Yoonia sp. SS1-5 genome contains a region encoding:
- the rplR gene encoding 50S ribosomal protein L18: protein MANSKRQLFLKRRMRVRNKLRGVTANQGRARLSVHRSNKNISVQLIDDVNGVTIASASSLEKALGVVGKNNIEAATKVGSAIAERAKKAGVEVAYFDRGGFLFHGKIKALADAAREGGLKI from the coding sequence ATGGCAAACAGCAAGAGACAACTGTTTCTGAAGCGCCGTATGCGCGTTCGGAACAAGCTGCGCGGTGTGACCGCCAATCAAGGCCGGGCCCGTTTGTCCGTGCACCGCAGCAACAAGAACATCAGCGTCCAGCTGATCGACGATGTAAACGGCGTGACAATCGCGTCGGCCTCATCGCTCGAAAAAGCTCTGGGCGTGGTTGGCAAGAACAACATCGAAGCGGCCACAAAGGTGGGTTCTGCAATTGCAGAGCGTGCCAAGAAAGCCGGCGTCGAGGTTGCGTATTTCGACCGTGGTGGTTTCCTTTTTCATGGCAAGATCAAGGCCTTGGCCGATGCTGCCCGTGAAGGTGGCTTGA